A window of Rhododendron vialii isolate Sample 1 chromosome 13a, ASM3025357v1 contains these coding sequences:
- the LOC131313861 gene encoding photosystem II protein D1-like has protein sequence MEYSRFRLGMRPWIAVAYSAPVAAATVVFLIYPIGQGSFSDGMPLGISDTFNFMIVFQAEHNILMPPFHMLGVAGVFGGSLFSAMHGSLVTSSLIRETTENESANEGYRFGQEEETYNIVAAHGYFRLRPKYNWAMVFRTRKYNEYDA, from the exons ATGGAATATTCGCG tttCCGTTTAGGTATGCGACCTTGGATTGCTGTTGCATATTCAGCTCCTGTTGCAGCCGCTACTGTTGTTTTCTTGATCTATCCAATCGGTCAAGGAAGTTTTTCCGATGGGATGCCTCTAGGAATCTCTGATACTTTCAACTTCATGATCGTATTCCAGGCTGAGCACAATATCCTTATGCCCCCATTTCACATGTTAGGTGTAGCTGGTGTATTCGGCGGCTCTCTATTCAGTGCTATGCATGGTTCCTTGGTAACTTCTAGTTTGATCAGGGAAACCACCGAAAATGAATCTGCTAATGAAGGTTATAGATTTGGTCAAGAGGAAGAAACTTATAATATTGTAGCTGCTCATGGTTATTTTAGGCTCAGACCCAAATACAATTGGGCTATGGTGTTTCGAACTCGTAAATATAATGAATATGATGCTTGA
- the LOC131314824 gene encoding protein IN2-1 homolog B-like isoform X1, whose product MTSSSYANLLSTSPFHKVAHKLPSYSLPLQALCLRRSTRPFSNKTSAVPKAAIATEGEVLPPVLDSSSEPPPLFDGTTRLYTSYICPYAQRVWIARNSKGLQEKIKLVPIDLEDRPSWYKEKVYPPNKVPSLEHDNEVRGESLDLMKYIDSSFEGPALYPNDPAMREFAEELLSYSDTFNRAVLFSLKGESLNEISLAVNYLETALSKFSDGPFFLGQFSLVDIAYAPFVERFHPLLLEVKNYDITTGRPTLRSWIENVNKIEAYKQTKRDPQELVAVLKKRFSIK is encoded by the exons ATGACTAGTTCTTCATACGCAAACCTTCTCTCGACCTCGCCCTTTCACAAGGTAGCCCACAAGTTGCCCAGCTATTCTTTGCCGTTACAAGCACTTTGCTTGCGCAGGTCTACTCGCCCCTTTTCCAATAAAACAAGCGCAGTTCCAAAAGCAGCGATTGCCACAGA GGGTGAAGTTCTTCCGCCTGTTCTCGATTCCAGCTCTGAACCCCCGCCTCTTTTTGATGGCACCACAAG GCTGTACACCTCTTACATTTGTCCATACGCACAACGTGTTTGGATTGCACGGAATTCCAAG GGTCTGCAGGAGAAGATCAAGTTAGTTCCCATTGATCTAGAGGATAGGCCCTCTTGGTACAAGGAGAAAGTCTACCCCCCAAATAAG GTGCCTTCACTGGAACATGATAATGAAGTCCGAGGAGAGAGTCTTGATTTGATGAAATACATTGATAGCTCCTTTGAAGGACCAGCACTTTACCCTAAC GATCCTGCAATGAGAGAGTTTGCTGAGGAGTTGCTATCCTACAGTGACACCTTTAATCGAGCTGTGTTATTTTCACTCAAAGGAGAATCCCTTAATGAAATCA GTTTGGCGGTCAATTACCTGGAAACGGCTCTCTCCAAATTCAGCGATGGACCCTTCTTCCTTGGTCAATTCAGTCTT GTTGACATAGCTTATGCTCCATTTGTAGAGAGATTTCATCCCCTATTGCTGGAAGTGAAGAACTATGACATCACCACAGGAAGACCTACGCTGAGATCATGGATTGAG AATGTGAACAAGATTGAAGCCTACAAACAAACCAAGCGAGATCCTCAAGAACTTGTGGCAGTCCTCAAGAAGCGATTTTCG ATAAAATGA
- the LOC131314824 gene encoding glutathione S-transferase L3-like isoform X3: MTSSSYANLLSTSPFHKVAHKLPSYSLPLQALCLRRSTRPFSNKTSAVPKAAIATELYTSYICPYAQRVWIARNSKGLQEKIKLVPIDLEDRPSWYKEKVYPPNKVPSLEHDNEVRGESLDLMKYIDSSFEGPALYPNDPAMREFAEELLSYSDTFNRAVLFSLKGESLNEISLAVNYLETALSKFSDGPFFLGQFSLVDIAYAPFVERFHPLLLEVKNYDITTGRPTLRSWIENVNKIEAYKQTKRDPQELVAVLKKRFSIK, encoded by the exons ATGACTAGTTCTTCATACGCAAACCTTCTCTCGACCTCGCCCTTTCACAAGGTAGCCCACAAGTTGCCCAGCTATTCTTTGCCGTTACAAGCACTTTGCTTGCGCAGGTCTACTCGCCCCTTTTCCAATAAAACAAGCGCAGTTCCAAAAGCAGCGATTGCCACAGA GCTGTACACCTCTTACATTTGTCCATACGCACAACGTGTTTGGATTGCACGGAATTCCAAG GGTCTGCAGGAGAAGATCAAGTTAGTTCCCATTGATCTAGAGGATAGGCCCTCTTGGTACAAGGAGAAAGTCTACCCCCCAAATAAG GTGCCTTCACTGGAACATGATAATGAAGTCCGAGGAGAGAGTCTTGATTTGATGAAATACATTGATAGCTCCTTTGAAGGACCAGCACTTTACCCTAAC GATCCTGCAATGAGAGAGTTTGCTGAGGAGTTGCTATCCTACAGTGACACCTTTAATCGAGCTGTGTTATTTTCACTCAAAGGAGAATCCCTTAATGAAATCA GTTTGGCGGTCAATTACCTGGAAACGGCTCTCTCCAAATTCAGCGATGGACCCTTCTTCCTTGGTCAATTCAGTCTT GTTGACATAGCTTATGCTCCATTTGTAGAGAGATTTCATCCCCTATTGCTGGAAGTGAAGAACTATGACATCACCACAGGAAGACCTACGCTGAGATCATGGATTGAG AATGTGAACAAGATTGAAGCCTACAAACAAACCAAGCGAGATCCTCAAGAACTTGTGGCAGTCCTCAAGAAGCGATTTTCG ATAAAATGA
- the LOC131314824 gene encoding glutathione S-transferase L3-like isoform X4: MTSSSYANLLSTSPFHKVAHKLPSYSLPLQALCLRRSTRPFSNKTSAVPKAAIATELYTSYICPYAQRVWIARNSKEKIKLVPIDLEDRPSWYKEKVYPPNKVPSLEHDNEVRGESLDLMKYIDSSFEGPALYPNDPAMREFAEELLSYSDTFNRAVLFSLKGESLNEISLAVNYLETALSKFSDGPFFLGQFSLVDIAYAPFVERFHPLLLEVKNYDITTGRPTLRSWIENVNKIEAYKQTKRDPQELVAVLKKRFSIK, from the exons ATGACTAGTTCTTCATACGCAAACCTTCTCTCGACCTCGCCCTTTCACAAGGTAGCCCACAAGTTGCCCAGCTATTCTTTGCCGTTACAAGCACTTTGCTTGCGCAGGTCTACTCGCCCCTTTTCCAATAAAACAAGCGCAGTTCCAAAAGCAGCGATTGCCACAGA GCTGTACACCTCTTACATTTGTCCATACGCACAACGTGTTTGGATTGCACGGAATTCCAAG GAGAAGATCAAGTTAGTTCCCATTGATCTAGAGGATAGGCCCTCTTGGTACAAGGAGAAAGTCTACCCCCCAAATAAG GTGCCTTCACTGGAACATGATAATGAAGTCCGAGGAGAGAGTCTTGATTTGATGAAATACATTGATAGCTCCTTTGAAGGACCAGCACTTTACCCTAAC GATCCTGCAATGAGAGAGTTTGCTGAGGAGTTGCTATCCTACAGTGACACCTTTAATCGAGCTGTGTTATTTTCACTCAAAGGAGAATCCCTTAATGAAATCA GTTTGGCGGTCAATTACCTGGAAACGGCTCTCTCCAAATTCAGCGATGGACCCTTCTTCCTTGGTCAATTCAGTCTT GTTGACATAGCTTATGCTCCATTTGTAGAGAGATTTCATCCCCTATTGCTGGAAGTGAAGAACTATGACATCACCACAGGAAGACCTACGCTGAGATCATGGATTGAG AATGTGAACAAGATTGAAGCCTACAAACAAACCAAGCGAGATCCTCAAGAACTTGTGGCAGTCCTCAAGAAGCGATTTTCG ATAAAATGA
- the LOC131314824 gene encoding protein IN2-1 homolog B-like isoform X2: protein MTSSSYANLLSTSPFHKVAHKLPSYSLPLQALCLRRSTRPFSNKTSAVPKAAIATEGEVLPPVLDSSSEPPPLFDGTTRLYTSYICPYAQRVWIARNSKEKIKLVPIDLEDRPSWYKEKVYPPNKVPSLEHDNEVRGESLDLMKYIDSSFEGPALYPNDPAMREFAEELLSYSDTFNRAVLFSLKGESLNEISLAVNYLETALSKFSDGPFFLGQFSLVDIAYAPFVERFHPLLLEVKNYDITTGRPTLRSWIENVNKIEAYKQTKRDPQELVAVLKKRFSIK, encoded by the exons ATGACTAGTTCTTCATACGCAAACCTTCTCTCGACCTCGCCCTTTCACAAGGTAGCCCACAAGTTGCCCAGCTATTCTTTGCCGTTACAAGCACTTTGCTTGCGCAGGTCTACTCGCCCCTTTTCCAATAAAACAAGCGCAGTTCCAAAAGCAGCGATTGCCACAGA GGGTGAAGTTCTTCCGCCTGTTCTCGATTCCAGCTCTGAACCCCCGCCTCTTTTTGATGGCACCACAAG GCTGTACACCTCTTACATTTGTCCATACGCACAACGTGTTTGGATTGCACGGAATTCCAAG GAGAAGATCAAGTTAGTTCCCATTGATCTAGAGGATAGGCCCTCTTGGTACAAGGAGAAAGTCTACCCCCCAAATAAG GTGCCTTCACTGGAACATGATAATGAAGTCCGAGGAGAGAGTCTTGATTTGATGAAATACATTGATAGCTCCTTTGAAGGACCAGCACTTTACCCTAAC GATCCTGCAATGAGAGAGTTTGCTGAGGAGTTGCTATCCTACAGTGACACCTTTAATCGAGCTGTGTTATTTTCACTCAAAGGAGAATCCCTTAATGAAATCA GTTTGGCGGTCAATTACCTGGAAACGGCTCTCTCCAAATTCAGCGATGGACCCTTCTTCCTTGGTCAATTCAGTCTT GTTGACATAGCTTATGCTCCATTTGTAGAGAGATTTCATCCCCTATTGCTGGAAGTGAAGAACTATGACATCACCACAGGAAGACCTACGCTGAGATCATGGATTGAG AATGTGAACAAGATTGAAGCCTACAAACAAACCAAGCGAGATCCTCAAGAACTTGTGGCAGTCCTCAAGAAGCGATTTTCG ATAAAATGA
- the LOC131314824 gene encoding glutathione S-transferase L3-like isoform X5 has translation MAPQGFAGSTSKLYTSYICPYAQRVWIARNSKGLQEKIKLVPIDLEDRPSWYKEKVYPPNKVPSLEHDNEVRGESLDLMKYIDSSFEGPALYPNDPAMREFAEELLSYSDTFNRAVLFSLKGESLNEISLAVNYLETALSKFSDGPFFLGQFSLVDIAYAPFVERFHPLLLEVKNYDITTGRPTLRSWIENVNKIEAYKQTKRDPQELVAVLKKRFSIK, from the exons ATGGCACCACAAGGTTTTGCTGGCTCAACTTCCAA GCTGTACACCTCTTACATTTGTCCATACGCACAACGTGTTTGGATTGCACGGAATTCCAAG GGTCTGCAGGAGAAGATCAAGTTAGTTCCCATTGATCTAGAGGATAGGCCCTCTTGGTACAAGGAGAAAGTCTACCCCCCAAATAAG GTGCCTTCACTGGAACATGATAATGAAGTCCGAGGAGAGAGTCTTGATTTGATGAAATACATTGATAGCTCCTTTGAAGGACCAGCACTTTACCCTAAC GATCCTGCAATGAGAGAGTTTGCTGAGGAGTTGCTATCCTACAGTGACACCTTTAATCGAGCTGTGTTATTTTCACTCAAAGGAGAATCCCTTAATGAAATCA GTTTGGCGGTCAATTACCTGGAAACGGCTCTCTCCAAATTCAGCGATGGACCCTTCTTCCTTGGTCAATTCAGTCTT GTTGACATAGCTTATGCTCCATTTGTAGAGAGATTTCATCCCCTATTGCTGGAAGTGAAGAACTATGACATCACCACAGGAAGACCTACGCTGAGATCATGGATTGAG AATGTGAACAAGATTGAAGCCTACAAACAAACCAAGCGAGATCCTCAAGAACTTGTGGCAGTCCTCAAGAAGCGATTTTCG ATAAAATGA